The genomic segment CCGGGCGGTGGCCGAGGGCCGCGACGGCTTCACCGATGACGGGGCGCTCGCCGAATGGGCCGGGCTGCCGGTCGTCGTGTTCGAGGGCGACGCACGCAACCGCAAAATCACCCAGGCCGCGGACCTGATCGAGGCCGACCGGGCATTCTCCGGACGGGCTTTCTCTGAACCTGCGCCCGCGATATCGGATGACACCATGACCACTTACGTGACCCGCCTCGGCACCGGCTTCGACGTCCACGCCTTCACGGAGGGCGACCATGTCTGGCTCGGCGGCGTGAAGATCCCCGCCGACCGCGGCGTGCTCGCCCATTCCGACGGCGACGTGGCGTTGCACGCCCTCACCGACGCGCTGCTCGGCGCCATCGCCGACGGCGATATCGGCACGCACTTCCCGCCCTCGGACGAGAAGTGGCGCGGCGCGGCCTCCGATCAGTTCCTGGCCCATGCCTGCGAATTGGTGCGGGCGCGCGGCGGCAAGATCGACCATCTCGACATCACGGTGCTGGCGGAAGCTCCGCGCATCGGTCAGCACCGCGAGGCGATCCGCGCGCGCATCGCCGAGATCGCGGGCGTGCCGCTCTCCTCGGTGTCGATCAAGGCGACCACGACGGAGAAGCTCGGCTTCGTCGGCCGCGCCGAGGGCCTCGCCGCCCAAGCCGCCGCGACGGTGCGGCTGCCGGAGGTCTGCGCGGAGCTGGAGACCGAGGCGGAGACCAACGAGCGCCGTTCGTGATCGAAGACGCGGCGTTGCTGGCCCGCGCCGAGGCGCTGGTGCGGGCCTATGCGGCGGCGGGCCAACGCATCGCGACCGCCGAGTCCTGCACCGGCGGTCTCGTGGCCGGGCTGCTCACGGCGGTGCCCGGTTCCTCGGCGGTGGTGGAGCGCGGCTTCGTCACCTATTCCAACGAGGCGAAGGCCGAGTCGATCGGCGTGCCGATGGACCTCATCGCGGCGCATGGCGCAGTGAGCGAGCCGGTGGCCCGCGCCATGGCGGACGGTGCGCTCGCAGCGTCACACGCGGACGTGGCGGTCTCCGTCACCGGCATTGCCGGGCCGGGCGGCGGCAGCGACGCTAAGCCGGTCGGCCTCGTGCATTTCGGGCTCGCCGTGAAGGACAGCCCCACCCGCCACGCCGAGCGCCGCTTCCGCGATCCGGGCCGGGCTGAGATCCGGCGGTTGTCGGTGGCGGAGGCGCTGACGCTTCTGGAGTCGGTCGATTTGCATCGCTCCGGCTCACCATCAGGCGAAACCATCTGACCCCACTTCTCCCATCCTGACCCTCATCCTGAGGTGCGCCGCGAAGCGGAGCCTCGAAGGATCCTCCAGGGATCGCGCGGTATCTGGAGGATCCTTCGAGGCCGCTTCGCGGCACCTCAGGATGAGGGCGGTGTAATAGAAGCGCCGATTACCCCAACAACCGGTCCAGCGTGATCGGCGTCTTGCGTACCCTGATTCCCGTCGCGTGATAGACCGCGTTGGCGATGGCACCCGCCGTGCCGGTGATGCCGATCTCGCCGACGCCCTTGATGCCGAGCGGGTTCACGTGCGGGTCGAGCTCGTCCACGAGGATCGCCTCGATCGACGGCACATCGGCGTTCACGGGTACGTGGTACTCGCCCAGATTGGCGTTCATCACCCGGCCCGAGCGGGGATCGACCACGGCGTTTTCGTGGAGCGCGAAGGACACGCCCCAGATCATGCCGCCGTAATACTGGCTCGTGACGAGGCGCGGGTTGACGATTCGGCCGGCGGCGAACGCGCCGACGAGGCGGCTGACGCGGATCTGGCCGAGATCGGGATCGACGCTGACTTCGGCGAAGACCGCGCCGTGGGCGTGCATCGCGTAGGCCTCGCGCGCCGCCGGATCGGGGGCGCCCTGCCCTTGCGCCGAGATCGAGGCGCGGCCGGCCCGGTTCAGAATTTCGGTGAACGACTCGCTGCGTCCCTCGTCGTCCCGTCGCACCAGCCGGCCGCCGCGAGCGTAGACGCCGGCATTGCCGGCGCCATAGAGGGCCGAGCGCTCGTCGTTGGTCGCGAGGTCGGCAAGCTGCGCCAGCACCGCGGCAGCGGCGGAATGGATCGCCGTGCCGGCGGTGGCGGTGTGGGCCGAGCCGCCGGCAATGCCGGCATTCGGCAGGTCCGACGTGCCGCTCTGGAAATCGAGCTGCGAAAGGTCGATCCCGAGACCGTCGGCGGCGATCTGCGCCAGCGCGGTCCAGGCGCCCTGCCCCATGTCGTGGGCGCCGAGCGCGACTATGCCGGTGCCGTCGGCGCGAATCTCGGCCCGCGCCTCCGCCTGCATCATCAGGGCCGGGAACAGGGCCGTGCCCATGCCGTAGCCGATGAGGCGCCCGGCGGAATCGCGCATCGATCGGGGGGCCGGGGCGCGCTTGTCCCAGCCGAAGCGGGCGGCACCTTGCGCATAGCATTCGCGCAGGGCCTTCGAGGAAAACGGCCTGCCGGAGATCGGCTCATCCTCGGCATAGTTCCTCAGGCGAAATTCGAGCGGGTCGAGGCCGCAGGCCTCGGCCATCTCATCGATCGCGCCCTCCAGGGCGACGCTGCCCGAAGCCTCGCCGGGCGCGCGCATGAAGAGCGGCGTGCCGGTATCGACCCGCACGCCGGAATGGCGCGTCGAGACCGC from the Methylorubrum extorquens genome contains:
- the ispDF gene encoding IspD/IspF bifunctional enzyme (2-C-methyl-D-erythritol 4-phosphate cytidylyltransferase (MEP cytidylyltransferase, MCT); 2-C-methyl-D-erythritol 2,4-cyclodiphosphate synthase (MECPS, MECDP synthase)) (Evidence 2b : Function from indirect experimental evidences (e.g. phenotypes); PubMedId : 10518523, 11427897, 10694574; Product type e : enzyme); its protein translation is MSDQAARPPGQEPGNKSVAAVVVAAGKGLRVGGDLPKQYRRVGGRAVLTRTLAALAQSPRITRIQPVIAPDAQDFYRECLADLEPAHREKLAEPVPGGATRQQSVAAGLEGLARLGALDLVLVHDAARPFVDEALIARAVAAGSEHGASVPGIAVSDTIKLVEEIAPGIGRVHETPARENLRAVQTPQSFRFGLLLDAHRRAVAEGRDGFTDDGALAEWAGLPVVVFEGDARNRKITQAADLIEADRAFSGRAFSEPAPAISDDTMTTYVTRLGTGFDVHAFTEGDHVWLGGVKIPADRGVLAHSDGDVALHALTDALLGAIADGDIGTHFPPSDEKWRGAASDQFLAHACELVRARGGKIDHLDITVLAEAPRIGQHREAIRARIAEIAGVPLSSVSIKATTTEKLGFVGRAEGLAAQAAATVRLPEVCAELETEAETNERRS
- a CDS encoding oxidoreductase, molybdopterin-binding subunit (Evidence 2b : Function from indirect experimental evidences (e.g. phenotypes); Product type e : enzyme) encodes the protein MPDIAYEQARHGSSIGQPLTRRDGLLKVTGQATYAADNRPQGLLHAVVAVSRIARGRVAGLDVAAAKAHPGVVEVMTGANAPRLAQDPDAKDNPFMFRLDLLQNDRVRYAHQPIAVVIAETLEAATEGAELLAPRYEVESPRVGLDAGDPQEPEGVGAGDKAIVSRGDVEAGLGQAERRIEATYETPAQYHNALEPHAIVAQWDGDRLTVDTPSQGLAMAKMRLAGLFGLNPKNILVRSPFLGGGFGSKGFLSGPQILGVMAAKLVGRPVKLVLRREQMFGPVGHRAETRQTLRLGTDASGALTALDHHTLTATSRFDDFYEPASAISRYLYAAPAVSTRHSGVRVDTGTPLFMRAPGEASGSVALEGAIDEMAEACGLDPLEFRLRNYAEDEPISGRPFSSKALRECYAQGAARFGWDKRAPAPRSMRDSAGRLIGYGMGTALFPALMMQAEARAEIRADGTGIVALGAHDMGQGAWTALAQIAADGLGIDLSQLDFQSGTSDLPNAGIAGGSAHTATAGTAIHSAAAAVLAQLADLATNDERSALYGAGNAGVYARGGRLVRRDDEGRSESFTEILNRAGRASISAQGQGAPDPAAREAYAMHAHGAVFAEVSVDPDLGQIRVSRLVGAFAAGRIVNPRLVTSQYYGGMIWGVSFALHENAVVDPRSGRVMNANLGEYHVPVNADVPSIEAILVDELDPHVNPLGIKGVGEIGITGTAGAIANAVYHATGIRVRKTPITLDRLLG
- a CDS encoding CinA (competence-damaged protein) family protein (Evidence 3 : Putative function from multiple computational evidences; Product type f : factor), yielding MIEDAALLARAEALVRAYAAAGQRIATAESCTGGLVAGLLTAVPGSSAVVERGFVTYSNEAKAESIGVPMDLIAAHGAVSEPVARAMADGALAASHADVAVSVTGIAGPGGGSDAKPVGLVHFGLAVKDSPTRHAERRFRDPGRAEIRRLSVAEALTLLESVDLHRSGSPSGETI